A stretch of DNA from Candidatus Saganbacteria bacterium:
AGCTAAAGGAGGGAGGTCGAATGGTAATACCTGTTGCAAAACAAAAAGGCGGCAACTTTGGCATGCTTAACATGATCGATCGCCGCGGCGGGGAAATATTGGTCAAGGAAATATTATTATGTGCTTTTGTCGAGCTGGTGAATGAAGGGTAGCCTTCGCGACCTGTCCGGCGGAGTTCGGGCGAAGGAGGATTGCGGGGCTTTTTTTGAAAATTTATTGCCGCCTAGGCATGCTTGCCGGTTCTGCTGTAGTAATTTTTGGCTTCATCATGAATGAACGACCAATCGAAATCGACCAGTTTAACCAGGATATGAGACGCATAATTGTTCTTGACGTTTTTGGTGAATTCCGCCTCGAAAAGATTTCCGCCGAAACCTTTTAACTCCTTGAACATAAGACACCTCCTGAATAAGATAAAACAATTATAGCAAACGAGAAAAAGCCGGAAATTCAAGCAGGAGAGAAGCCAATAGAAGTTGGCAAAATTTCAACAAAGATTTCAAAAAATATTTTTATCGCAATGACAAGATTATTTATCGGCTTTTAAGCTGAATTAGAATAGGGCTTGAGCTCAGTGGGCTTGACAAGTTATAATGCTATTAGCAAAAGGGCACGAGGAAACCGCGACGCTTGTCCCGATTCCCACATCGGGATTTAGTCGCAGGTTTCCGAGTTGCTAACTGGTCTCAATTAGTACCAATTGGAGGATATCCATGACAAAAGTTAAAATTAAGGATATTTATAAATTTATCTTAAAAGTCTTCCCTAGTACGCCAAACGGGGATTTGTTGGTTGATGTAGAAAATGGCAACAAAATAATATTATCTTCGCCTAATAAAGGTGGTATTGTCAGCAAAACATCCGGTATTTTAAAAATAAAGACTAATGGCATTCAATTTGAAAACAAATTGCGCCGTTCGGCGAAGAAACGTTTAAAAAGGGAAGTTTCAAAATAAGTAATGCTTATTGATACCAATATTATTATCGACCATCTTCGTGGAGAAGAAAAAGCTTCAGCACTTCTTTCAAAAATAGAAAATGGGATAATAAAAGGGTATATCTCTACGATAGTTGAAGCAGAGGTCTTGTCCGGTTTCCATCTAAATGCAAGAAAAGTCGAAGAAATTAATAAACTATTAAGCATATTTCAGAGAATTGAAATTGATTCTGAAATTGCTCAAATAGGAGCAGAGTTTAGGCGCAAATATAGATGCGATTTAATAGATGGCTTGATCGCCGCATGCGCTTGGAAAATGGGAGTAGAGTTGGTTACAAGAAATATCCGCCACTTTATTAACATAAAAGAAATTTCTCTGCATCATTTGGATTAGAAGTTTTATCTATGCAATATAATAATTTTCCAAAAAAACAAGGCCTTTACGATCCCTCATACGAACATGACAGCTGTGGAGTCGGGTTTTTATGCGATATAAAGGGCAAAAAATCGAACGCAACGGTTTTACAATCCCTTGAGGCATTAAGACGGCTTGCTCATCGCGGGGCTACCGGAGCCGACCCAAAAACTGGCGATGGAGCAGGTATTTTGCTTCAAATCCCTCATGATTTCTTAGTCCACGAATGTTCTAAGTTAAAGATCGATCTTCCTCAAAGCGGATCTTACGGCACAGGAACTATTTTCTTTCCAAAAGATAAAAAAGACAGGGAATTTTGCAAAGATGTGTTCAAGAAAGCCATCGAAGCCGCAGGGCAGAAGCTTTTAGGTTACAGGGACG
This window harbors:
- a CDS encoding type II toxin-antitoxin system VapC family toxin, whose protein sequence is MLIDTNIIIDHLRGEEKASALLSKIENGIIKGYISTIVEAEVLSGFHLNARKVEEINKLLSIFQRIEIDSEIAQIGAEFRRKYRCDLIDGLIAACAWKMGVELVTRNIRHFINIKEISLHHLD